One genomic window of Bartonella sp. HY038 includes the following:
- a CDS encoding DUF2515 family protein, protein MSSDYPIIIYRHEDDEDYTPGRGGSGPLFPRELHPGTATSNTPSELEINMGHVITCRHSCEDIFKEANRAVKNAETISNPRKRNSTINNHYANLYEAGIYGDSRILPSPPSGGRFASPNYWSGMAAIVSFQLGCMMAYSEGVFASKISTKWMQDLLDEANLGIFKKCIHRCSYFQNADMIVIWNVLKN, encoded by the coding sequence ATGAGTTCCGATTATCCTATTATAATATACAGACATGAAGATGATGAGGATTATACTCCAGGGCGTGGAGGTTCAGGTCCTCTTTTCCCACGCGAACTTCACCCAGGAACTGCAACCTCTAATACTCCCAGTGAGTTAGAAATAAATATGGGGCATGTGATTACATGCAGACATTCTTGCGAAGATATTTTTAAGGAGGCTAATCGTGCTGTAAAAAATGCTGAAACGATTAGTAATCCTAGGAAGCGAAATAGCACTATCAACAACCATTATGCTAATTTATATGAGGCAGGTATATATGGTGATAGTCGTATTTTACCTAGCCCGCCTTCAGGAGGTCGTTTCGCATCACCTAATTATTGGTCGGGTATGGCTGCTATTGTTTCATTTCAACTTGGCTGCATGATGGCATATTCTGAAGGGGTATTTGCGTCAAAAATATCGACAAAATGGATGCAGGATCTGTTAGATGAGGCAAATTTAGGTATTTTTAAAAAATGTATCCACCGATGCTCATACTTTCAAAATGCGGATATGATCGTTATTTGGAATGTATTAAAAAACTAG
- a CDS encoding PAAR domain-containing protein: MPPAHRKGDIGSGHGCHYPPSVANSGSPNVFVNGRPLMRVDDTYTPHACNICPSASHGRKASVGSRSVFVNGKVAVRIGDAIDCGGVAQNGSKNVNIGNKNGTDANTCQYQAKKEASPMQKG; this comes from the coding sequence ATGCCCCCAGCTCATAGAAAAGGCGATATTGGATCAGGACATGGATGCCATTATCCACCATCCGTTGCTAATAGTGGCAGCCCTAATGTTTTTGTTAATGGACGTCCGCTAATGCGCGTTGATGACACATATACGCCACATGCTTGCAATATATGCCCATCGGCTTCCCATGGACGTAAAGCATCTGTCGGTTCACGTTCGGTCTTCGTCAATGGTAAGGTTGCTGTACGTATTGGTGATGCTATTGATTGCGGTGGGGTTGCTCAAAATGGGTCGAAGAATGTAAATATTGGTAATAAAAATGGCACCGATGCAAATACATGCCAATATCAAGCGAAAAAAGAAGCATCACCGATGCAAAAAGGATAG
- the tssI gene encoding type VI secretion system tip protein TssI/VgrG: MTGHAVTITEHPDNKLNQKWRLLSIRHEGVQPQALSEDAQGITSAATSVVTPGLLGAEHSGLAFSMTNSKSPNLLNQALNPCKNLVFQSAVNQDVTLATLYANAFTAQPSNLPYRPPQMVKPLIDGPQIAIVVGPPEEEILTDQYGRVKVHFPWDRHKKLKAEDSSCWIRVSQAWGGGEYGNLSIPRVGHEVVVDFLDGDPDQPLIIGRTYHEMNVAPYKLPDHKTKTVIRSDSHKGDGGFNELSFEDERGQENMFLHAEKDQTIKIKNNQMQRIDANAIQNIGENQAIEVGNNVNQQVGGGMNMVVGAIGGAATGILGKVLLGLMGQSAELLQQGIAIAAKTNVAKSDIGSNSGEKIITAFTDSVEAFSQTTSEFSRLLSAGGVVGRMATIAQGFDQARSVANNDKQHNLRSSGGEAMASAGSNIAQSVDCMVGGGIFNQLVSKITNQTAGFASTEQVGQVKVTTVGQVHSEQVGNTRQMFVGEKFILSVGKDKDTEEPMAELILDSKGKVTLRGAEFDFVATGPIKIEGSPINLNE; the protein is encoded by the coding sequence TTGACTGGGCATGCTGTTACAATAACAGAACATCCTGACAATAAACTTAACCAGAAATGGCGTCTGCTCAGCATTCGTCATGAAGGAGTTCAGCCACAAGCATTGTCAGAAGACGCACAGGGAATTACATCAGCAGCGACAAGCGTTGTTACACCAGGATTATTGGGTGCCGAGCATTCTGGTCTTGCCTTTAGCATGACGAATTCAAAAAGTCCCAATCTTCTTAACCAAGCTCTAAACCCTTGCAAGAATCTTGTTTTTCAATCGGCAGTCAACCAAGATGTAACGCTAGCGACGCTTTATGCAAATGCATTTACGGCTCAACCCTCCAATCTCCCGTACCGTCCACCGCAGATGGTGAAGCCACTGATTGATGGCCCACAGATTGCCATTGTTGTTGGGCCACCGGAAGAAGAAATACTCACTGATCAATATGGTCGTGTTAAAGTTCACTTCCCATGGGATAGGCACAAAAAACTCAAGGCCGAAGATTCATCATGTTGGATTCGTGTTTCACAAGCATGGGGTGGTGGTGAATATGGTAACTTATCTATTCCCCGTGTTGGTCATGAAGTAGTTGTTGATTTTTTGGACGGTGATCCCGATCAGCCACTTATTATAGGACGTACTTATCATGAAATGAATGTCGCACCTTACAAGTTGCCCGACCATAAAACCAAGACGGTAATTCGATCAGACAGTCATAAGGGGGATGGTGGATTTAACGAATTATCGTTTGAAGATGAAAGGGGGCAAGAAAATATGTTTCTTCATGCTGAGAAAGACCAAACAATTAAGATCAAGAATAATCAGATGCAGCGAATTGATGCTAATGCTATTCAAAATATTGGTGAAAACCAAGCGATAGAAGTAGGTAACAACGTCAACCAACAAGTTGGCGGCGGCATGAATATGGTTGTTGGTGCGATCGGAGGCGCAGCAACGGGGATTCTTGGCAAAGTATTGCTAGGGCTTATGGGACAATCTGCTGAGTTACTTCAACAAGGCATAGCGATTGCGGCGAAGACGAATGTTGCAAAATCCGATATTGGCTCAAATAGTGGTGAAAAAATTATCACAGCCTTTACCGATAGTGTAGAAGCTTTCTCACAAACAACTTCGGAATTTAGTCGTCTTCTTTCTGCTGGTGGAGTTGTTGGGAGGATGGCAACCATTGCACAAGGTTTTGATCAAGCGCGTTCTGTTGCTAATAATGACAAACAACATAACTTACGTTCATCTGGTGGCGAAGCAATGGCAAGTGCAGGTAGCAATATTGCGCAATCTGTAGATTGCATGGTTGGTGGCGGGATTTTCAATCAGCTTGTTTCTAAAATCACTAACCAGACAGCTGGTTTTGCCTCAACCGAACAAGTAGGACAAGTTAAAGTGACAACTGTTGGACAGGTTCATTCCGAACAAGTTGGCAATACAAGACAAATGTTTGTTGGTGAAAAATTTATTCTTTCTGTCGGCAAAGATAAAGATACAGAAGAGCCAATGGCCGAGTTGATATTAGATAGTAAAGGCAAGGTCACTTTACGCGGTGCCGAGTTTGATTTTGTCGCGACTGGACCAATAAAAATTGAGGGTAGTCCAATTAATTTGAATGAATAG
- the tssI gene encoding type VI secretion system tip protein TssI/VgrG, translated as MMNPILLLPKQLQDQDIAFTFWMKKAPDNKFVVTAFAVDEAIFGMTKIEVMLSSKDDDIDLQMLMDSAGTLTVHHKYLETPRHFSGVVVEAERDDKGHHRTSYRLVLMPSLYRLNYASDCRIFKQSLVTDIVKEIFSDHGIENVIWSVEEAKHELREYCVQYRESHLAFVERILAEEGIFYYFHHGMEGQLNVVFTDRAQVLSDSPEQKTLAYNALASGVVKGVYCSSLSYREKLTSTTMVQRDYTFRNPEYSQEHKEKTSTSNGEKKDYELYVYPGRYKKDAVGKPFTRYRLEAKRVDASLGYGVSNAPIF; from the coding sequence ATGATGAACCCAATATTGCTGTTACCTAAACAATTACAAGATCAAGATATCGCTTTTACTTTTTGGATGAAAAAAGCGCCAGATAATAAGTTTGTGGTCACTGCTTTTGCTGTAGATGAAGCGATTTTTGGTATGACCAAGATAGAAGTCATGCTGTCATCAAAGGATGATGATATTGATTTGCAGATGCTTATGGATAGTGCCGGTACATTGACCGTTCATCATAAATATCTTGAAACACCCCGTCATTTTTCTGGAGTTGTTGTAGAGGCAGAACGTGATGATAAGGGGCATCATAGAACTAGTTACCGTTTAGTTCTTATGCCCTCACTCTATCGTTTAAACTATGCCTCTGATTGTCGTATTTTCAAGCAAAGTTTAGTTACTGATATTGTCAAAGAAATATTTTCTGATCATGGCATCGAAAATGTGATCTGGAGCGTTGAAGAGGCTAAACACGAATTGCGTGAATATTGCGTGCAATATCGTGAGAGTCATCTCGCTTTTGTCGAACGGATCCTGGCGGAAGAGGGAATATTCTATTACTTCCATCATGGTATGGAAGGGCAGTTGAATGTTGTTTTCACCGATCGCGCTCAAGTTCTCTCGGATAGTCCTGAACAGAAGACATTGGCATATAATGCACTTGCCTCTGGTGTGGTGAAGGGGGTGTATTGCTCATCTTTAAGCTATCGCGAGAAGCTCACCTCGACCACAATGGTGCAACGTGATTATACATTTCGCAATCCTGAATATTCTCAAGAGCATAAGGAAAAGACATCAACATCCAATGGTGAGAAAAAAGACTATGAGCTTTATGTTTATCCTGGCCGTTATAAGAAAGATGCTGTGGGTAAGCCCTTTACCCGATATAGATTGGAAGCAAAGCGTGTTGATGCTTCCCTTGGTTATGGTGTTTCTAATGCCCCCATCTTTTGA
- a CDS encoding LA2681 family HEPN domain-containing protein: MLAGFAFRIAYSLLDKIAYLVNHYWALNKKLDRIGFKNIWMVENKKHLLPQFKKLDNLPLRGLFWLSKELFDEDINATTSADAQDLHTIRNALEHSYLRVIEGWAKPFMSPETRDRILGITIGSDELETKAIRIMQIARMAILYVSFAIAIEEKKRKEKHPAKLSFEMPLSNLKISRKKRPPAPY; this comes from the coding sequence TTGTTAGCGGGCTTTGCCTTTCGTATTGCATATTCCCTATTGGATAAAATTGCTTATTTGGTTAATCACTATTGGGCTTTAAATAAAAAACTCGACAGAATAGGTTTTAAAAATATTTGGATGGTGGAAAATAAAAAACATCTTTTACCGCAATTTAAAAAATTAGATAACTTGCCTTTACGTGGGCTATTTTGGTTATCAAAAGAATTATTTGATGAAGATATTAATGCAACCACATCAGCTGACGCCCAAGATTTGCACACCATTCGCAATGCACTTGAACATTCATATCTGCGTGTCATAGAAGGCTGGGCAAAGCCATTCATGTCACCAGAAACACGAGATAGAATCTTGGGTATTACCATCGGCAGCGACGAGCTTGAAACTAAAGCAATACGCATCATGCAAATAGCTCGTATGGCGATCTTATATGTGTCTTTTGCAATTGCTATAGAAGAAAAGAAAAGGAAAGAAAAACACCCTGCTAAATTGAGTTTTGAAATGCCGTTATCTAACCTAAAAATATCTCGTAAAAAACGCCCACCTGCACCATATTAA
- a CDS encoding YqaA family protein, whose product MLKRLTAWTISLAGRKSAQYWLAFVAFIESSVFLIPADVLFVPMAMVKPKNAYRYALIATLFSVLGGVAGWLLGHYAYEAVAKPVLEFYGKLEAFESLRGSSSVDFILFLLVTSGLSHLPPIKVVTILSGAAGINIWLFIISAILARGARFYLLAWVLRKYGPSILDFVVKRLTLVVAVICVIVIIGFTAYKLLH is encoded by the coding sequence ATGCTAAAACGGCTTACCGCATGGACAATTTCACTCGCCGGGCGTAAATCTGCCCAATATTGGTTGGCCTTCGTTGCTTTTATTGAAAGCTCGGTATTTTTAATTCCCGCTGACGTATTATTTGTGCCTATGGCTATGGTAAAGCCTAAAAATGCTTACCGATATGCATTGATTGCTACACTATTTTCGGTGTTGGGCGGTGTAGCAGGATGGCTACTTGGCCATTATGCTTATGAGGCGGTTGCTAAGCCCGTTTTAGAATTTTATGGCAAGCTTGAAGCATTTGAATCCCTACGCGGCAGTTCGAGTGTTGATTTTATCCTTTTTCTTCTGGTAACTTCGGGACTTTCTCATCTTCCCCCCATTAAAGTTGTTACAATCCTTTCGGGGGCTGCTGGTATTAATATCTGGCTATTTATTATTTCTGCAATTTTGGCTCGCGGCGCGCGCTTCTATCTGCTTGCTTGGGTTTTACGCAAATATGGCCCAAGCATTCTTGATTTCGTGGTTAAGCGTTTAACCTTGGTAGTTGCGGTAATATGTGTCATTGTTATTATAGGTTTTACCGCCTATAAATTATTGCATTAA
- a CDS encoding disulfide bond formation protein B — translation MFTLTSPFHKTDATQIGLSAILFVLMAATILTALGFQYIGGFLPCKLCLEERIPYYIGTPLLALCFILSYMRGPGALIRLIFIIIFVLTFYNFALSVYHAGAEYKFWQGPSDCSSSQLSIGSDASTLLSRLNATRPVSCSDAAFQIFGISMAGMNAIASLFFAFLAFLGAFARKK, via the coding sequence ATGTTCACCTTGACCTCTCCATTTCATAAAACTGATGCGACGCAAATTGGATTATCCGCTATCTTATTTGTTTTAATGGCAGCGACTATTTTGACCGCATTGGGCTTTCAATATATTGGCGGTTTTTTGCCTTGCAAGCTTTGCCTTGAAGAACGCATCCCTTATTATATTGGCACACCTTTGCTAGCACTATGTTTTATATTAAGCTATATGCGCGGACCTGGTGCACTTATCCGTCTTATCTTTATTATTATATTTGTTTTAACATTTTATAATTTTGCTCTATCGGTTTACCATGCTGGCGCGGAATACAAATTTTGGCAAGGACCAAGCGATTGCTCAAGCTCACAACTTTCTATTGGCAGCGATGCATCAACATTATTAAGTCGCTTAAATGCAACACGCCCTGTGTCCTGCTCTGACGCAGCCTTTCAAATTTTTGGTATCTCTATGGCAGGCATGAATGCAATCGCGTCACTCTTTTTTGCTTTTCTTGCATTTTTAGGTGCTTTTGCGCGGAAAAAATAA
- a CDS encoding metallophosphoesterase has translation MKILKQFKTIGILALGLAALAGINSSSAEKFTIGVISDTQNYNDITMAQPRGVNTFIQQMQYIADQKQEKNIVFVSHIGDVVQHGDGQFRTGIVGQYTYWDTRSEWDYANIGISVLSESGIPFSIVPGNHDYDNYSWYDGFNSPGKNRPLKLGSVFNLYFGPQSRHFVGKDWYGGAYGGGLNSFQIFEAAGKKMLHIGLEQEPSARVLDWAQRVVDTNPDMPIIVTTHEWIEPNFKGKTDRSNNYKNYFEGTDHLPPDEIWDQFIRKNSRIFMVLSGHHYTPPVAGVSNGQNMRVDKNEAGFPVYQLVQDYQGNTVGLDGKPETANGGAGWMRFIEFDTKRQKIHFYTYSTLLNKYAGRDGEHTFGQDPSFSDFEIDFPPQLADPIKLKREF, from the coding sequence ATGAAAATATTAAAGCAATTCAAAACAATTGGTATTTTAGCTTTAGGGCTTGCGGCATTAGCAGGGATTAATTCTTCATCGGCTGAAAAATTTACTATCGGAGTTATTTCTGATACGCAAAATTATAATGATATAACCATGGCACAGCCACGCGGTGTCAATACATTTATTCAACAAATGCAATATATTGCTGACCAAAAGCAGGAAAAGAATATTGTTTTTGTTAGCCATATTGGTGATGTCGTTCAACATGGTGATGGGCAATTCCGCACCGGCATTGTTGGCCAATATACCTATTGGGATACCAGAAGCGAATGGGATTATGCGAATATTGGCATATCCGTTCTTTCAGAAAGTGGCATCCCCTTTTCAATTGTCCCAGGTAATCATGATTATGATAATTACTCTTGGTATGATGGTTTTAATAGTCCAGGTAAAAACCGTCCACTAAAACTGGGTTCCGTCTTTAATCTTTATTTTGGCCCGCAATCGCGCCACTTTGTTGGTAAGGACTGGTATGGTGGTGCTTATGGCGGCGGTCTTAATAGCTTTCAGATTTTTGAAGCTGCTGGCAAGAAAATGCTGCATATAGGCTTGGAGCAAGAGCCAAGCGCCCGCGTTTTGGATTGGGCACAAAGGGTGGTTGATACTAATCCCGATATGCCGATTATTGTCACTACTCATGAATGGATAGAACCGAATTTCAAAGGTAAAACAGATCGTTCTAATAATTATAAGAATTATTTTGAAGGAACAGACCACTTACCGCCGGATGAAATTTGGGATCAGTTCATTCGTAAGAATTCCCGCATTTTTATGGTGCTATCGGGTCACCATTATACACCACCAGTAGCAGGTGTTTCCAATGGTCAGAATATGCGCGTTGATAAAAATGAAGCTGGTTTTCCTGTTTATCAATTAGTACAGGACTATCAAGGCAATACCGTAGGCCTTGATGGTAAGCCTGAAACCGCTAATGGCGGTGCGGGTTGGATGCGCTTTATTGAATTTGATACTAAAAGGCAAAAAATCCATTTTTATACTTATTCAACTCTTTTGAATAAATATGCTGGTCGCGATGGTGAACATACATTTGGTCAAGATCCAAGCTTTTCAGATTTCGAGATTGATTTTCCACCGCAACTTGCTGATCCAATAAAATTGAAACGCGAATTTTAA
- a CDS encoding bifunctional sugar phosphate isomerase/epimerase/4-hydroxyphenylpyruvate dioxygenase family protein, translating to MKTSIATVSISGTLPEKLAAIAKAGFDGVEIFENDFLTFDGKPEDVGNMVRDHGLAITLFQPFRDFEGMPDPYRQRAFDRAEKKFDIMQKLGADMLLVCSNLSAVCLGGIERAADDFRELGERAKQRGIKIGFEALAWGKHIYDHRDAWKVVQQADHPNIGLILDSFHSLSRGIDSQTIKSIDKDKLFLVQLADAPLLDMDLLYWSRHYRNMPGEGDLAVKDFTAAITDIGYDGYFSLEIFNDRFRGGSPFLIAHDGHRSLLNLADSVRRQTHSKTLHLKKMPAPIKVNGIDFIEFSTDNKQASALFSLLAQLGFKKSGQHKTKNVDLFTQGDIRLIVNRDENGFSNLSFVMHGTMAYAVALNVDDAEAAFKRAVALDSVPFEQAVPDGQTKIPAIRGVGGGIIYFIDDKSGLKDFAINDFEPVVSDNKVATARTSSKDAEIIDANLIDAGLLHIDHIAQTVDFDEMLSWVLFYTSIFDVQKTPAVDIIDPSGIIRSQVIANEAGSLRITLNGAENRHTLAGHFIADKFGAGIQHIAFLTDDIFKTAKTLRHNGFKTLKISPNYFDDVEARFGLDEAFCQKLRENHILFDSDENGDYFQLYSETYGEGFFFEVVQRQAKGENSKKPYDGYGAANAIFRISAQKKQITPRGMPKITASPKD from the coding sequence ATGAAGACTTCCATAGCCACTGTATCCATTTCTGGAACCCTGCCGGAAAAATTGGCCGCTATTGCCAAAGCAGGTTTTGACGGGGTTGAAATATTTGAAAATGACTTTCTAACCTTTGATGGTAAGCCCGAAGATGTAGGCAATATGGTGCGCGATCATGGCTTGGCCATTACGCTCTTCCAGCCTTTTCGTGACTTTGAAGGCATGCCTGATCCTTATCGTCAACGTGCCTTTGATCGCGCTGAAAAAAAATTTGATATTATGCAGAAATTGGGTGCTGATATGCTATTGGTGTGCTCCAATCTTTCGGCTGTTTGTCTTGGTGGGATTGAACGCGCCGCCGATGATTTTCGTGAGCTTGGTGAACGAGCCAAACAAAGAGGCATAAAGATTGGTTTTGAAGCCTTGGCTTGGGGCAAGCATATTTATGACCACCGCGATGCGTGGAAAGTAGTGCAGCAAGCAGATCACCCTAATATTGGACTTATTCTTGATAGTTTTCATAGTTTGTCACGCGGTATTGATAGTCAAACGATAAAATCAATCGATAAAGATAAGCTATTTCTTGTGCAATTGGCGGACGCACCACTTTTGGATATGGATCTGCTTTATTGGAGCCGGCATTATAGAAATATGCCGGGTGAAGGTGATCTAGCGGTTAAAGATTTTACCGCTGCTATAACTGACATTGGCTATGATGGTTATTTTTCACTAGAAATATTTAATGATCGCTTTCGTGGCGGTTCACCATTTTTGATTGCTCATGATGGTCATCGTTCATTGCTTAATCTTGCCGATAGCGTACGGCGGCAAACCCATTCTAAAACGTTACATTTAAAAAAAATGCCGGCGCCTATTAAGGTAAATGGTATTGATTTTATTGAGTTTTCAACCGACAACAAACAAGCTAGTGCGCTTTTTTCATTGCTTGCCCAATTAGGCTTTAAAAAGAGCGGCCAACACAAAACCAAAAATGTTGATTTATTCACCCAAGGCGATATCCGCCTCATCGTTAATCGCGATGAAAATGGATTTTCTAATTTATCTTTTGTGATGCATGGCACTATGGCCTATGCTGTTGCCTTAAATGTTGATGACGCAGAGGCGGCGTTCAAACGCGCTGTTGCATTGGATAGTGTGCCATTTGAACAAGCCGTACCTGACGGGCAGACCAAAATTCCAGCTATTCGCGGTGTTGGCGGTGGCATTATCTATTTCATTGATGATAAATCCGGACTGAAAGACTTCGCAATCAATGATTTTGAACCTGTGGTGAGTGATAATAAGGTTGCTACGGCCAGAACAAGTTCAAAAGATGCAGAGATAATTGATGCAAATTTAATTGATGCTGGGCTCTTGCATATCGACCATATTGCGCAAACGGTTGATTTTGATGAGATGCTGAGTTGGGTATTGTTCTATACATCCATCTTTGATGTGCAAAAAACGCCCGCCGTCGATATTATTGATCCATCAGGTATTATTCGCAGCCAAGTCATAGCCAATGAGGCAGGGAGTTTGCGTATTACCCTTAATGGTGCAGAAAACCGCCATACTTTAGCGGGGCATTTTATTGCCGATAAATTTGGCGCAGGTATTCAGCATATTGCTTTTTTAACCGATGATATTTTTAAAACGGCAAAAACTTTACGCCACAATGGTTTCAAGACATTGAAAATATCGCCTAATTATTTTGATGATGTTGAAGCACGATTTGGTCTTGATGAGGCTTTTTGCCAAAAATTGCGTGAAAATCATATATTGTTTGATAGCGATGAAAACGGCGATTATTTTCAGCTTTATAGTGAAACTTATGGCGAGGGTTTCTTTTTTGAAGTTGTGCAACGCCAAGCTAAAGGTGAAAACAGTAAAAAGCCTTATGATGGCTATGGCGCAGCTAATGCAATTTTTAGAATTTCTGCCCAGAAAAAGCAGATTACTCCGCGTGGGATGCCAAAAATTACCGCTTCGCCAAAGGATTAA
- the pcaF gene encoding 3-oxoadipyl-CoA thiolase: MGDAFICDYIRTPIGRFGGALAPMRPDDLGALVLKALMERQTSIAFDEVDDVIFGGANQAGEDNRNIARQSLLLAGMPVNVSGTTMNRLCGSGMDAIIAAFRAIKSGEADLIIAGGVESMSRAPFVLPKAESAFSRKAEIHDTTIGWRFVNPVMKAQYGVDSMPETGDHVAIDYHISREDQDHFAMRSQEKAAIAQNNGRLAKEIIAVSVPQGKKEPILVSKDEHPRATSLEALAKLKTINKMAGATVTAGNASGVNDGAAALIIASEAAIKKYNLKPLVRILGGAMAGVPPRIMGIGPAPATQKLCARLNIAPQDFDVIELNEAFASQGIAVLRELGLDEKADYINPNGGAIALGHPLGMSGARITGTAALECALNNKKLALATMCIGVGQGIAIALEKV; this comes from the coding sequence ATGGGCGACGCTTTTATTTGTGATTATATTCGTACTCCTATTGGCCGTTTTGGTGGTGCTCTTGCCCCTATGCGCCCCGATGATCTTGGTGCGCTGGTGCTAAAAGCTTTGATGGAAAGACAAACCTCAATCGCCTTTGACGAAGTTGATGATGTTATTTTCGGTGGCGCCAATCAAGCAGGCGAGGATAACCGCAATATTGCCCGTCAGTCGCTTTTATTAGCTGGAATGCCAGTTAATGTCAGTGGCACAACAATGAACCGCCTTTGTGGTTCCGGTATGGATGCGATTATTGCGGCTTTCCGCGCGATTAAGTCGGGTGAAGCTGATCTTATCATTGCGGGCGGCGTTGAAAGCATGTCACGCGCGCCTTTTGTTTTGCCAAAGGCTGAATCAGCTTTTTCCCGTAAGGCGGAAATCCATGATACAACTATTGGTTGGCGTTTTGTCAATCCAGTGATGAAAGCGCAATATGGTGTGGATTCAATGCCGGAAACCGGCGATCATGTGGCGATTGACTATCATATCTCCCGCGAAGATCAGGATCACTTTGCCATGCGCAGCCAAGAAAAAGCAGCAATTGCTCAAAATAATGGTCGCCTTGCCAAGGAAATCATCGCAGTAAGTGTACCGCAGGGTAAAAAAGAACCGATCTTGGTAAGCAAAGATGAACATCCGCGTGCAACATCATTGGAAGCATTGGCCAAATTAAAAACCATTAATAAAATGGCAGGCGCTACAGTCACGGCAGGCAATGCGTCGGGCGTTAATGACGGTGCGGCAGCACTAATTATTGCATCAGAAGCTGCGATTAAAAAATATAATCTTAAACCATTAGTGCGCATTTTAGGCGGTGCTATGGCTGGCGTGCCACCGCGCATTATGGGCATTGGCCCAGCTCCTGCGACACAAAAATTATGTGCACGCTTAAATATCGCGCCGCAAGATTTTGATGTTATTGAGCTTAATGAGGCTTTTGCCAGCCAAGGCATTGCGGTGTTGCGTGAACTGGGTCTTGATGAAAAGGCTGATTACATTAATCCCAATGGTGGTGCTATCGCCCTTGGTCATCCGCTTGGCATGTCGGGCGCGCGCATTACTGGCACGGCTGCACTAGAATGTGCGCTTAACAATAAAAAGCTTGCTCTTGCCACCATGTGTATCGGGGTTGGCCAAGGCATCGCTATCGCGCTTGAAAAAGTGTAA
- a CDS encoding CoA transferase subunit B: MSLNVFDEIKLSNAQIAWRAAQDIMDGAYVNLGIGFPEMVARYQPAGRQAIFHTENGVLNFGEAPPKGSEDWDLINAGKKAVTLKPGASFFHHADSFAMVRGGHLDVAILGAYQVAQNGDLANWRVGSKGVPAVGGAMDLVHGAKQVFVITEHVTKKGEPKLVEACTFPLTGVQCITRIYTSHAVVDVVDGHFVLREKLANMSVDDLQAMTGAKLHLDGDVKELIVPEVGE, translated from the coding sequence ATGAGCCTTAATGTTTTTGATGAAATTAAATTATCCAATGCGCAAATTGCATGGCGTGCCGCTCAAGATATTATGGATGGTGCTTATGTTAATCTTGGTATTGGCTTTCCTGAAATGGTGGCGCGGTATCAGCCAGCCGGTCGGCAAGCAATCTTCCACACCGAAAATGGTGTTTTAAACTTTGGTGAAGCGCCACCAAAGGGTAGTGAAGACTGGGATCTGATTAATGCTGGCAAAAAGGCCGTGACGCTAAAGCCGGGTGCTTCTTTCTTCCACCATGCCGATAGCTTTGCCATGGTGCGTGGCGGCCATCTTGATGTTGCTATTCTTGGTGCCTATCAGGTGGCACAAAATGGCGATCTTGCTAATTGGCGCGTTGGCAGCAAGGGCGTGCCGGCAGTTGGTGGTGCTATGGATCTTGTTCATGGTGCAAAGCAGGTTTTTGTTATTACCGAGCATGTTACTAAAAAGGGTGAGCCCAAATTGGTTGAAGCTTGCACCTTTCCGCTTACCGGTGTGCAATGTATTACCCGTATCTATACCAGCCACGCGGTTGTTGATGTGGTTGATGGTCATTTTGTTTTGCGTGAAAAACTAGCCAATATGTCGGTTGATGATTTACAAGCGATGACCGGTGCTAAGTTGCATCTTGATGGTGATGTTAAAGAATTAATTGTACCAGAGGTTGGGGAATAA